The Macaca nemestrina isolate mMacNem1 chromosome 12, mMacNem.hap1, whole genome shotgun sequence genome contains a region encoding:
- the LOC105487016 gene encoding large ribosomal subunit protein uL11-like: protein MPPKFDPNEIKVVHLRCTGGEVCATSALAPKIGPLGLSPKKVGDDIAKATGELKGLRITVKLTIQNRQAQIQVVPSASALIIKALKEPPRDRKKQKNIKHSGNITFDEIVNTARQIQHRYARELSGTIKEILGTAQSVGCNVDGRHPHDIIDDINSGAMECPAS, encoded by the coding sequence ATGCCGCCGAAGTTCGACCCCAACGAGATCAAAGTCGTACACCTGAGGTGCACTGGAGGTGAAGTCTGTGCCACCTCTGCACTGGCCCCCAAGATCGGTCCCCTGGGTCTGTCTCCGAAAAAGGTTGGTGATGACATTGCCAAGGCAACAGGTGAGTTGAAGGGCCTGAGGATTACAGTGAAACTGACCATTCAGAACAGACAGGCCCAGATTCAGGTGGtgccttctgcctctgccctgaTCATCAAAGCCCTCAAGGAACCaccaagagacagaaagaaacagaaaaacattaaacacagtGGGAATATCACTTTTGATGAGATCGTCAACACTGCTCGACAGATACAGCACCGATACGCCAGAGAACTCTCTGGAACCATTAAAGAGATCCTGGGGACTGCCCAGTCTGTGGGCTGTAATGTTGATGGCCGCCACCCTCATGACATCATAGATGACATCAACAGTGGTGCTATGGAATGCCCAGCCAGTTAa